In Gimesia sp., the following are encoded in one genomic region:
- a CDS encoding tetratricopeptide repeat protein — translation MILARTAEEKGQFVKAEQTYRVMLQRNPKNVTALHRMGIVSSKMGKHDMATRHLMEAVKIQPDNSKLLTDLGYALYLQNDLPAAEIALEEAIKRDGSSKRSFNNLSLVLGHQGRMDEAYQVARTVLSAEEAHANIGYICLQRGMLEDASRHYSQALEINPELDSVKEAIVQIAELQKKQMEQAEPQPEVMVAETAPAAENVEAVMTETAAAPESEFRVITDSDADVINPEMIPASETPVAQISAVQELPIQGFEPPLNISNDDYIPSDDGAFFETVESAESVTNVRSAE, via the coding sequence ATGATATTGGCAAGAACGGCCGAGGAAAAAGGTCAGTTTGTCAAAGCAGAACAGACATATCGTGTCATGTTGCAGCGGAATCCTAAGAATGTAACCGCTTTGCACCGCATGGGCATTGTCAGCTCCAAAATGGGTAAGCACGACATGGCAACCCGTCATCTGATGGAAGCTGTCAAGATCCAGCCGGATAATTCCAAGCTGCTGACCGATCTGGGTTACGCCCTGTATCTGCAGAACGATCTGCCCGCTGCAGAAATCGCACTGGAAGAAGCGATCAAGCGTGATGGCAGTTCCAAGCGGTCATTCAATAACCTGAGCCTGGTTCTGGGGCATCAGGGACGGATGGATGAAGCCTACCAGGTTGCCCGGACTGTTCTGAGTGCAGAAGAAGCCCATGCCAATATTGGCTATATCTGCCTGCAGCGGGGAATGCTGGAAGATGCTTCGCGGCACTACAGCCAGGCTCTGGAAATCAATCCCGAGCTGGACTCTGTTAAGGAAGCGATTGTGCAGATCGCAGAGCTGCAGAAAAAGCAGATGGAGCAGGCCGAACCACAACCTGAGGTCATGGTGGCTGAGACTGCACCTGCAGCTGAAAATGTGGAAGCTGTCATGACTGAAACTGCAGCTGCTCCCGAATCTGAGTTCCGGGTGATTACGGATTCCGACGCCGATGTCATCAATCCTGAGATGATCCCTGCCAGCGAAACTCCAGTTGCCCAGATTTCTGCTGTGCAGGAACTGCCGATTCAGGGATTTGAGCCTCCGCTCAACATCAGCAATGATGATTACATTCCTTCGGACGACGGGGCTTTCTTCGAAACCGTCGAAAGTGCCGAGTCGGTTACAAACGTACGCAGTGCCGAGTAA
- a CDS encoding LamG-like jellyroll fold domain-containing protein — MLLTNWLTTLTSRIKKRPTFRSRDRRAIRRRWQTATQNQITTAEVLEDRTLLTTFFVDDNYTGASDFTGTDTDPVTGGDQNAVFGFTAFATIQEAINAAAASGDIINVAAGTYAEDVIVDKSVILQGANAGIAGHGVRGAESLIDPSSPFGIEVRADDVTIDGFEITGLNRDGINVRPTNSGPGLSTRENIVIQNNYIHETLVPGSQVNGIVFGEKVGGGPDSTDAATISFVTIADNLIDVTDDNTARGMVMTGQFASIHYDNFDITGNVIQAKNNGLFFAENPAIYTAAGIEILDNTFESPGSTGINAGNLDSTSKVNGNTFINNASGAALNFAEPGGEVLNNIFENNTNVGLFFFDDTYFPQSSENPTVTGNSFTNNGRQVGGEAPDVDLDAILNNNTLDGVVEVSSNSNLYGSIQEAIDNALPGDDVTVVINATYTENVDVNKAVTLMGEATVDGSVTASVAGATIAPGFSPGTFTSTDLNLTAGSSLSVEIDGTSGGGVVGGHDQYVATGNVNLGGATLDTTGSDIIGAVLGDTFEIIDVGGTLTGTFTGLDNGDSVLVNGQNFRIYYNGGDGNDVVLTFMPPVPVTYVDTTFTGVNGTFITDADPNEGGDQNAVIGVNAFATIQGAIDSVDAGGTVNILAGTYNENVNVDKSVTLDGVGTGSTIIDNAGTLFTVTADNVRFQDMTLQNASQGIRVDLFATSGTADHLQVDNVHFIDMSSRGIEVHNNTTVTNMSVANSLFQNTGTGIRLASSAVGDGIDITNTVFDGGSLGFYQANDGSTGNVRDLQVAGSTFRNFTDTAIFAEEIRDSAIDGNDFEDNRRDFTLFKNYTGAGTDVENLQFINNNSTDSTNSSVLIYVANSGLAGTIDINGNTINSDVGVLEANWAKIDVRLEAGFTHAPININENEITLSGTFGAATAAYGIQVRGASNNINIERNTLDGGSVGSAGGDPATSGIFVRTDDSSMGAVDAAAVINVRNNSLTGFDNAVSVYDSVAAGFGGLTAGAQLNVNNNSITGNTLGIASGAGATVNASDNWWGGIDDTTIAGLLTGPVDFSAYLNDGTDTDGGTAGFQGDYSILNVTSLGEQTGPSGRIQEAVEKITPGGTINVKSGTYAGNVDATITGVDKSVTLVPGNSPGQVVINGDLKLDSNDQLDIEVNGTVAGTEHDQLVVNGAVSLGDATLNLIPGFTPADTQSFVLLENDDTDGIVGSFNGFPEGFEFIDFFGVTGLSAYLTYSGGDGNDVAIYTEIPTPVVTIPADGNPDEYSLQIVGGNVILTDVNSGDVIWNTPLAALEDTLVINGEDGQDDTLSIDMTGIDDTTPLQIEFNGGTGGNDAIALVGGSLVSMEYFFFNASDGSIQLNGSGTDFITYTGLEPISSTVNATNVTLNYSGVDETITVTDAGAGQTTVDSTAAEVVTFNNPTGTLTINAGDGTDVIDIDSLAPNFSGNLIINGEAGGDDVVSVNSAISLNAGRSLTVNAERSTVSNGVTVTATGIALNSEVVDLDGDLIGAVSGDANVVVVFGSAGGADLQDAVDVAGNGGVINVSAGNYLVSSTLDVDESVSIVGAGSDVVQIRKAGAPSTFDIVVDISADNVSLSGAQLGWQTHTSATDYRGYVVYTNADYTTLNGLLFGDNYRSAVVFEGADYLEVSDSVFEGKFGRAAIRDGDSGSGEHFLITRNEFREDHYRWGPISIGPQGTFNDPNNQAFSGEISFNYFNNGLEAGAFQEEGDQNYTIIVTNQGMTADGLDIIHNTFVWEDAATVNQLGNYAQAGGVYFDPALPVAPGEVNITDNIFDGYTYQGPQPSTDPLWQTAGGVFGGALEFDGTDDYAFFQDPAFDVGTAGTLSFWINMHDTSRRNMFFEGLNGVGFEFQYREDSGGQFYGSPERDVSSDNYVIQDGGAANPNVWQNIQYTWDFNAAGGPKMFIYIDGTEVGYLSSTYDSDLSQWAATVNTVSELITVGKDAGGGRHFDGLMDDVGWFNSVLNQTDRDNIRNSGVATLAADPRLVAHWDFDQAAGDIAIDNKNGIEMYIVANGISPLGPVFQPGLGQFGGALEFDGIDDFATFQDPSFDVGAQGTLNFWVNMDDAGRRNQFFEGPGDAGLEFQYRTNSGGQFFGRAQDDGEYVISSGGDSAYQGVWTNIQYTWDASTGEMRIYVNGSEQSYLGGYDQNLTGFDLAHFTDTINGLMNVGRDPGDPARFFDGMMDDIAWFDTVLSSVLLDDIRLNSVGGSALNGDPSLIAYWNLDDAPGTDVVPGDGGTGIDLMIQAEPPQPPIEGFGVIAPSNANVTYNAFNDNDVDSNVVLDPTNQFGDPLFAYENDVLYTPSPSLEDKFAIGFGSTAAYGSSEFAVDTATDTPHIGAFQDSTLFGSGDIVVYGTGEDDLLDITFTDANTAVFILTTDVGGVGETTLGPVILTGITSLTFNGLDGDDIFRINNPVTGYADPVGGIFFNGGTGGEDGDGDVLQILGGTATTVEHQFANANDGSIFFDGEVTSTITYTGLEPIIDTITATDRIFSYTGAAETITLADDGDVGDGESQINSTLGEIVVFAHPTGTLTINTEVAGGSGADTVIVNAVDSTFTANLTVNAGNDDTLTIAGPTNIGSGNADLSAGQVNVNGTFTTSGTVDVDANDQITFAAAGIIDATANTIDLTAGNNIQLGQITTSGDVTVTATAGAISDANAGNNITANQATLTAGAGAGVGDALETALGFLEGNISGGLELAELNGIVIGNAGGINGLTVSGNTTITAGAGLVVNENLAVTGGALQLSNASGNFDVGFGAVISNDGSNLIQINSAGLIVMTDTGTQITSSGDGTIDLDAAVHILLTNVNTSGEVQVTAAGGQIFDNTAGESPVITANTAALRAATGIGDVGAGDFDLAINTMAADTTNGDIFIQEPSAATIGTVDSLDGITAAGNISLSIGGTLNINQKVETTGAASIIQANVQGDINVNSTVQTNGGGINLYADDNLALGATSLVDTTTAELVRLFADFNNDSSGGFTQDQGSLVNARGGDLVARAYGDVEIADLQSAGGRVVVTSIGGDVVDNTTSPSEAPLITASGVAFQAAGSVGGAGDADIDTAVSTLSASATSGDVVVSNTGALIIGDVIPLSGVLATNGSVTVSASSPLTVASNVSASGTVTLTSTDTAGPGDDLTINAGVTVESTGADVVLNSGDDFLLSLTGEVIAATTITINIDPITDGAGAIVDLLGNVNATQTTINGGDDSDIFNILPTVDSPITVNG, encoded by the coding sequence ATGCTGCTTACCAATTGGCTTACCACTTTGACCTCACGCATCAAAAAACGCCCCACCTTCCGCTCGCGTGACCGCCGTGCAATTCGACGTCGCTGGCAGACCGCCACTCAAAACCAGATTACCACGGCTGAAGTGCTGGAAGACAGGACATTGCTGACCACATTTTTTGTGGATGACAATTACACGGGCGCGTCCGACTTCACAGGAACTGATACTGATCCCGTCACAGGCGGTGATCAGAATGCGGTATTTGGTTTCACTGCTTTCGCCACGATTCAGGAAGCAATTAATGCTGCCGCTGCTTCAGGTGACATCATCAACGTTGCCGCTGGCACTTACGCCGAAGATGTGATCGTGGATAAATCCGTGATTCTTCAGGGAGCCAATGCCGGGATTGCAGGTCATGGTGTTCGCGGGGCGGAGAGTCTGATCGATCCGAGTTCACCCTTTGGGATTGAAGTCCGTGCTGATGACGTCACGATTGACGGGTTTGAAATCACGGGACTCAATCGGGATGGGATCAACGTGCGCCCGACAAATTCCGGGCCGGGGTTGTCTACACGCGAAAACATTGTGATCCAAAACAATTACATCCATGAAACACTCGTCCCTGGTAGCCAGGTTAACGGAATTGTGTTTGGGGAAAAAGTTGGCGGCGGACCTGATTCAACTGATGCGGCGACGATCAGCTTTGTCACTATCGCGGACAACTTGATCGATGTAACCGATGATAACACCGCACGCGGCATGGTGATGACTGGGCAGTTCGCGAGCATCCACTACGACAATTTCGACATTACGGGTAATGTCATTCAGGCAAAAAACAACGGGCTCTTTTTTGCGGAAAACCCTGCCATCTATACTGCAGCAGGGATTGAAATCCTGGACAACACTTTCGAATCACCCGGTAGTACGGGGATTAACGCCGGAAACCTCGATTCCACTTCGAAAGTGAACGGGAACACATTCATCAATAATGCCAGTGGGGCGGCCCTCAATTTCGCTGAACCGGGTGGTGAGGTGTTGAACAACATTTTTGAAAACAACACCAACGTGGGATTGTTCTTCTTTGATGATACTTACTTCCCGCAGTCCTCGGAAAATCCCACGGTTACCGGAAACTCCTTCACCAATAATGGTCGTCAGGTGGGGGGAGAAGCACCTGACGTGGATCTGGATGCCATCCTGAACAACAACACCCTGGATGGTGTTGTGGAGGTTTCCAGCAACAGTAATCTCTACGGGAGCATTCAAGAAGCCATTGACAACGCGTTGCCTGGTGATGATGTGACCGTGGTGATCAATGCGACCTACACCGAAAATGTGGATGTCAACAAAGCCGTCACATTGATGGGAGAAGCAACGGTGGACGGCAGTGTCACGGCATCCGTAGCCGGAGCAACCATCGCCCCCGGTTTCAGTCCCGGCACCTTTACCAGTACCGATTTGAATCTGACTGCCGGTTCCTCATTGAGTGTGGAAATCGATGGAACCTCTGGGGGCGGGGTAGTGGGCGGACATGATCAGTACGTGGCAACCGGCAATGTAAATCTGGGTGGTGCCACACTGGACACCACGGGCAGCGACATCATCGGTGCCGTGTTGGGCGATACGTTCGAAATTATCGATGTGGGCGGTACTCTCACGGGCACCTTTACCGGTCTTGACAACGGGGATTCTGTGCTGGTCAACGGTCAGAACTTCCGCATCTATTACAATGGTGGTGACGGGAATGATGTGGTCCTCACCTTCATGCCTCCTGTTCCTGTAACCTATGTGGACACCACTTTCACCGGCGTGAACGGCACCTTCATCACCGACGCCGATCCCAATGAAGGAGGTGATCAAAATGCAGTGATTGGAGTCAATGCGTTCGCCACGATCCAGGGAGCGATTGACAGTGTGGATGCTGGGGGAACGGTCAACATTCTGGCTGGTACTTACAATGAAAATGTGAATGTCGATAAATCAGTGACCCTGGACGGTGTCGGCACTGGCAGCACAATTATTGATAATGCAGGTACTTTGTTTACTGTGACAGCAGACAATGTTCGTTTCCAGGACATGACACTGCAGAATGCTTCGCAGGGGATCCGCGTTGACTTATTTGCAACCAGCGGAACTGCCGACCACCTGCAGGTAGACAATGTGCACTTTATCGACATGAGTTCGCGTGGGATTGAAGTTCACAATAATACTACAGTAACCAATATGAGTGTTGCCAACAGCCTGTTTCAAAATACAGGTACCGGTATTCGGCTCGCCTCTTCGGCTGTTGGAGACGGCATTGATATCACTAACACAGTCTTCGATGGGGGCTCCTTAGGCTTTTATCAGGCCAATGATGGCAGCACAGGTAACGTACGCGACTTGCAGGTGGCTGGTTCGACATTCCGGAACTTTACCGATACCGCAATCTTTGCTGAAGAAATTCGCGACTCTGCCATTGATGGCAACGACTTCGAAGACAACCGCCGTGACTTCACCCTCTTCAAGAATTACACCGGTGCAGGCACCGACGTAGAAAATCTGCAGTTCATTAACAACAACTCAACTGATTCAACGAATTCATCGGTTCTGATCTACGTTGCCAACAGTGGTCTGGCCGGCACCATTGATATTAACGGTAACACTATTAACAGTGATGTCGGAGTATTAGAAGCGAACTGGGCCAAGATCGATGTCCGTCTGGAAGCAGGCTTCACTCATGCTCCGATCAACATCAATGAGAACGAGATCACGTTATCCGGAACCTTCGGAGCCGCGACCGCAGCCTATGGGATTCAGGTGCGAGGGGCCTCGAACAACATCAATATTGAGCGCAATACGCTTGATGGCGGAAGCGTTGGCAGTGCCGGTGGGGATCCAGCGACTTCGGGGATTTTTGTTCGAACTGACGATTCATCAATGGGAGCCGTAGACGCAGCTGCCGTGATCAACGTGCGGAATAACTCGCTCACAGGGTTCGACAATGCCGTCAGTGTTTATGATTCAGTTGCTGCTGGATTCGGTGGTTTGACAGCAGGAGCCCAGTTGAATGTCAACAATAACTCGATCACCGGCAATACGCTGGGGATCGCCAGTGGCGCAGGAGCAACCGTCAATGCCTCAGACAACTGGTGGGGCGGTATCGATGATACAACGATCGCAGGACTGTTAACCGGGCCCGTTGATTTCTCTGCCTACCTCAACGATGGAACCGACACTGACGGTGGTACAGCCGGGTTCCAGGGGGACTATTCTATCTTGAATGTCACTTCACTGGGTGAGCAGACCGGTCCATCCGGACGCATCCAGGAAGCCGTTGAGAAGATCACCCCCGGTGGAACGATCAATGTCAAAAGCGGCACCTATGCCGGGAACGTCGATGCGACGATTACCGGTGTCGATAAATCTGTCACACTGGTGCCGGGGAACAGCCCGGGGCAGGTTGTCATCAATGGCGATCTGAAACTGGACAGCAACGATCAACTGGATATCGAAGTTAATGGGACTGTCGCCGGAACCGAGCATGATCAACTGGTTGTCAATGGTGCCGTCTCTCTGGGAGATGCGACCCTCAACCTGATTCCCGGCTTCACTCCGGCTGATACGCAATCATTTGTCCTGCTGGAAAATGATGATACAGATGGAATCGTGGGCTCTTTCAATGGCTTTCCCGAAGGCTTTGAATTCATCGATTTCTTTGGAGTCACCGGGCTCAGTGCTTACCTGACCTATTCCGGCGGTGATGGCAATGATGTTGCCATCTACACCGAGATCCCGACACCTGTTGTGACAATTCCTGCCGATGGTAATCCGGATGAGTATTCTCTGCAGATTGTCGGTGGCAATGTGATTCTGACCGACGTGAATTCGGGAGATGTGATCTGGAATACTCCCCTGGCTGCCCTCGAGGATACGCTGGTGATCAACGGTGAGGATGGTCAGGATGATACCTTGTCGATCGACATGACCGGTATCGATGATACAACTCCTCTGCAGATTGAGTTCAACGGCGGAACCGGCGGCAATGACGCCATCGCGTTGGTCGGTGGCAGCCTGGTTTCCATGGAATATTTCTTCTTCAATGCCAGTGATGGCAGTATTCAGCTGAATGGTTCCGGAACCGACTTTATTACCTACACCGGGCTGGAGCCGATCTCGTCAACGGTCAATGCCACGAATGTGACTCTGAACTATAGTGGTGTCGATGAAACCATTACTGTCACAGATGCAGGCGCAGGGCAGACAACCGTTGATTCTACGGCTGCTGAGGTAGTCACTTTCAATAATCCTACCGGCACTCTGACCATCAACGCAGGTGATGGAACCGATGTCATAGATATTGACTCACTGGCGCCAAATTTCAGCGGTAACCTGATTATCAATGGGGAAGCAGGCGGTGATGATGTTGTAAGTGTTAATTCAGCAATTTCATTAAATGCCGGGCGATCGCTGACTGTGAATGCCGAAAGGTCGACAGTGAGCAATGGCGTCACTGTGACTGCTACAGGTATTGCATTGAATTCGGAGGTCGTTGACCTGGACGGTGATCTGATTGGTGCTGTTTCCGGTGATGCTAATGTCGTAGTTGTCTTCGGTTCTGCAGGCGGTGCCGATCTTCAGGATGCCGTTGATGTCGCCGGTAATGGTGGTGTCATCAACGTCTCCGCAGGTAACTACCTGGTCTCTTCGACCCTGGACGTTGACGAATCTGTGTCAATCGTTGGTGCCGGGAGCGATGTCGTACAGATCCGCAAAGCAGGGGCACCATCAACTTTCGATATCGTGGTCGATATCTCAGCAGATAACGTTTCCTTAAGTGGCGCACAACTCGGCTGGCAGACACATACGTCCGCCACCGATTACCGTGGTTATGTCGTCTACACCAACGCAGATTATACCACTCTGAATGGCCTGCTCTTCGGTGACAATTACCGTAGTGCCGTGGTCTTCGAAGGGGCTGATTATCTGGAAGTCTCTGACTCCGTTTTCGAAGGAAAATTCGGACGGGCTGCGATTCGTGACGGGGATAGCGGCAGTGGAGAGCACTTCCTGATTACCCGCAACGAATTCCGTGAAGATCATTACCGCTGGGGACCCATCTCCATTGGTCCTCAGGGAACCTTCAACGATCCGAACAATCAGGCTTTCAGTGGTGAGATCTCCTTCAACTATTTCAATAATGGACTCGAAGCAGGGGCCTTCCAGGAAGAGGGCGACCAGAACTATACCATTATTGTCACCAACCAGGGGATGACCGCCGATGGTCTGGATATCATTCATAACACGTTCGTCTGGGAAGACGCCGCGACGGTTAACCAGCTGGGTAATTACGCTCAGGCCGGTGGCGTTTACTTTGATCCCGCTCTTCCGGTTGCTCCCGGTGAAGTCAACATCACCGACAATATTTTCGATGGGTATACCTACCAGGGACCACAGCCTTCAACCGATCCACTCTGGCAGACAGCCGGTGGTGTGTTCGGCGGTGCTCTGGAATTTGACGGAACGGACGATTATGCCTTCTTCCAGGATCCTGCTTTTGATGTGGGTACAGCGGGCACGCTCAGCTTCTGGATTAACATGCATGACACCAGCCGACGCAACATGTTCTTTGAAGGGTTGAACGGTGTTGGTTTTGAATTCCAGTATCGTGAAGACAGTGGTGGGCAGTTCTACGGCAGCCCGGAACGTGATGTCAGTTCGGATAACTATGTCATTCAGGATGGTGGCGCTGCCAACCCCAATGTCTGGCAGAACATTCAATATACGTGGGACTTCAACGCCGCTGGTGGCCCCAAGATGTTCATCTATATTGATGGCACTGAGGTTGGCTACCTGAGCTCTACCTACGATTCTGATCTTTCGCAGTGGGCCGCGACGGTCAATACCGTCAGCGAACTGATTACTGTCGGTAAAGACGCCGGCGGCGGTCGCCACTTTGATGGTCTCATGGATGATGTTGGCTGGTTCAATTCAGTTCTGAATCAGACCGATCGTGATAATATCCGCAACAGCGGCGTAGCAACACTTGCCGCTGATCCACGCCTCGTAGCACACTGGGACTTCGATCAGGCTGCCGGCGATATTGCCATCGACAACAAAAACGGCATCGAAATGTATATCGTTGCCAACGGAATCTCTCCGTTGGGTCCTGTATTCCAGCCTGGATTGGGACAGTTTGGGGGCGCACTTGAATTCGATGGTATCGATGACTTCGCAACCTTCCAGGATCCTTCATTCGACGTAGGTGCACAAGGCACGTTAAACTTCTGGGTGAATATGGATGATGCCGGCAGACGGAATCAGTTCTTTGAAGGGCCGGGAGATGCCGGTCTGGAATTCCAGTATCGTACTAACAGCGGAGGCCAGTTCTTCGGTCGCGCTCAGGATGACGGTGAATATGTCATTTCCAGTGGTGGCGATAGCGCCTATCAAGGAGTCTGGACCAACATCCAATATACCTGGGATGCCTCAACTGGCGAGATGCGGATCTACGTCAACGGTAGCGAACAGAGCTATCTGGGCGGATATGATCAGAACCTGACCGGCTTCGATCTGGCTCACTTTACCGATACGATCAACGGGCTGATGAATGTCGGCCGCGATCCTGGCGACCCTGCTCGTTTCTTCGACGGTATGATGGACGACATTGCCTGGTTTGATACGGTTTTAAGCTCTGTTCTGCTGGATGATATCCGGCTCAACAGCGTTGGCGGTTCTGCTCTGAATGGCGATCCCAGCCTGATTGCCTACTGGAACCTGGATGATGCTCCAGGAACGGATGTCGTTCCCGGCGACGGAGGGACCGGCATCGATCTGATGATTCAGGCTGAACCTCCACAGCCCCCGATTGAAGGCTTTGGTGTCATCGCTCCCTCGAATGCCAACGTGACCTACAACGCATTCAACGACAACGATGTGGATTCCAACGTCGTGCTGGATCCCACAAATCAGTTCGGTGATCCGCTGTTTGCTTATGAAAATGATGTGCTCTACACGCCATCACCTTCACTGGAAGATAAGTTTGCGATCGGCTTCGGTTCCACAGCCGCTTATGGCTCATCTGAGTTTGCCGTAGATACTGCAACCGATACACCTCACATCGGTGCTTTCCAGGACAGCACTCTCTTCGGTAGTGGCGATATCGTCGTCTACGGTACCGGGGAAGACGATCTGCTGGACATCACATTTACTGACGCTAACACCGCCGTCTTTATTCTGACAACCGATGTAGGCGGGGTTGGAGAAACCACGCTTGGGCCAGTTATTCTGACCGGCATCACCTCACTGACCTTTAATGGCCTCGATGGCGATGACATCTTCCGCATCAACAACCCGGTCACCGGTTACGCAGATCCGGTCGGGGGAATTTTCTTCAATGGCGGAACCGGCGGTGAAGATGGTGACGGCGATGTGCTCCAGATTCTGGGCGGAACCGCTACCACCGTTGAACACCAGTTTGCGAATGCCAACGACGGTTCAATCTTCTTCGATGGCGAAGTCACTTCCACGATTACCTACACTGGTCTGGAACCAATCATTGACACGATCACCGCCACCGATCGTATCTTCAGTTACACCGGTGCCGCCGAAACCATCACACTCGCTGATGATGGGGATGTGGGTGACGGAGAATCTCAGATCAATTCGACCTTGGGCGAAATCGTTGTCTTCGCACATCCGACAGGTACATTGACCATCAATACCGAAGTCGCAGGTGGATCGGGCGCTGATACAGTGATTGTCAACGCCGTCGACTCCACTTTCACTGCAAACCTGACAGTGAATGCCGGAAATGATGATACGCTTACCATTGCCGGACCTACCAATATCGGTTCCGGAAACGCCGACCTGAGTGCAGGTCAGGTCAACGTCAATGGCACATTTACAACCAGTGGAACCGTGGACGTCGATGCCAATGATCAGATCACCTTTGCTGCCGCAGGTATCATCGACGCAACTGCGAATACCATCGATCTGACCGCGGGTAACAATATCCAGCTGGGACAGATCACGACCTCCGGCGATGTGACCGTCACCGCGACTGCAGGTGCCATCAGCGATGCGAATGCCGGTAATAACATTACCGCGAACCAGGCAACTCTGACTGCAGGAGCTGGTGCTGGTGTAGGGGATGCTCTGGAAACGGCCCTTGGTTTTCTGGAAGGGAATATCAGCGGCGGTCTGGAACTGGCTGAGCTTAATGGGATTGTCATCGGTAATGCCGGTGGCATCAACGGGCTCACAGTCAGCGGCAATACCACGATTACAGCTGGGGCTGGCCTTGTTGTGAATGAAAACCTCGCTGTCACCGGCGGGGCACTGCAACTGTCAAATGCGTCAGGCAACTTCGACGTCGGTTTTGGAGCTGTCATTTCCAATGATGGAAGTAATCTGATTCAGATTAACTCCGCTGGTCTGATCGTCATGACCGATACCGGCACTCAGATCACCAGCAGTGGTGACGGTACGATTGACCTCGATGCAGCCGTTCATATTCTGCTCACGAATGTGAATACAAGTGGGGAAGTTCAGGTTACAGCAGCCGGCGGTCAGATTTTTGATAATACCGCAGGCGAATCACCTGTCATCACCGCGAATACAGCCGCTCTGCGTGCCGCGACCGGCATCGGTGATGTGGGAGCAGGGGATTTTGATCTGGCCATTAACACGATGGCTGCCGACACGACTAACGGCGATATTTTTATTCAGGAGCCTTCCGCAGCAACGATTGGTACTGTGGATAGTCTCGATGGTATTACCGCTGCCGGCAACATTTCTCTGTCGATTGGCGGCACACTCAATATCAACCAGAAGGTCGAAACAACCGGTGCGGCGTCTATTATTCAGGCAAACGTCCAAGGGGATATCAACGTCAACAGCACCGTGCAGACCAACGGTGGTGGGATCAACCTTTACGCTGACGATAATCTGGCACTGGGAGCGACTTCTCTGGTGGATACCACCACGGCTGAATTGGTAAGACTCTTCGCTGATTTCAACAATGACAGCAGCGGTGGGTTCACACAGGATCAGGGGAGTCTGGTCAATGCACGAGGCGGTGATCTGGTTGCACGGGCTTATGGAGACGTCGAGATTGCCGATCTGCAGAGTGCAGGTGGTCGAGTCGTGGTG
- a CDS encoding M90 family metallopeptidase, whose protein sequence is MLLTWWRNRRRRKILASPMPEHWKTFLDQHVSQLSRLSPEQRELHYQRVQIFIQEKYWEGCNGFEITEEVQLLIAGQACLLTVGFASDCFDRLATVLVYPDTYVAKETLVNSIGVMTEGTSFRLGEAWNQGPIVLSWANVLEGAEIPDDGENVVFHEFAHYYDAIDREMNGTPPLNSEEAYQHWGEVMTREYDDLVDQLRHGHSRFINPYAATNPAEFFAVCSEHFFEQPLQMQEYSPELYETLKLFYRQDPAAADRG, encoded by the coding sequence ATGTTACTGACGTGGTGGCGTAATCGTCGACGTCGCAAGATTCTGGCCTCACCGATGCCTGAGCACTGGAAAACCTTTCTGGACCAGCATGTGTCGCAGTTGTCTCGACTTTCCCCCGAACAGCGAGAGCTGCACTATCAGCGTGTGCAGATTTTTATCCAGGAGAAGTACTGGGAGGGCTGCAACGGCTTCGAGATTACTGAAGAAGTTCAGTTACTGATTGCAGGCCAGGCCTGTCTGTTGACGGTTGGTTTTGCCAGCGACTGTTTTGATCGACTGGCGACAGTGCTGGTGTACCCCGATACCTATGTCGCGAAAGAGACACTGGTGAACTCAATTGGTGTCATGACGGAAGGCACTTCTTTCCGGCTGGGTGAGGCCTGGAATCAGGGGCCGATTGTTCTTTCCTGGGCGAATGTGCTTGAGGGGGCTGAGATCCCTGATGACGGCGAAAACGTCGTCTTTCATGAATTCGCCCACTACTATGATGCCATCGATCGTGAAATGAATGGCACCCCTCCTTTAAACAGTGAAGAAGCCTACCAGCACTGGGGCGAGGTGATGACGCGGGAATATGACGACCTGGTGGATCAACTCAGGCACGGACATTCCCGCTTCATAAATCCCTACGCGGCCACCAATCCGGCCGAATTTTTTGCGGTCTGCTCGGAACACTTCTTTGAGCAACCCCTTCAGATGCAAGAGTACTCACCAGAATTATATGAAACGCTGAAACTGTTCTATAGACAGGATCCCGCCGCCGCCGACCGGGGCTGA